The following proteins come from a genomic window of Sorghum bicolor cultivar BTx623 chromosome 3, Sorghum_bicolor_NCBIv3, whole genome shotgun sequence:
- the LOC8082485 gene encoding uncharacterized protein LOC8082485 → MADPPAPDAQPEQELAAAGAAPAPADPAEDAPVEKPPAAPLTPEPDAAAAADGAADEVEDEEYVSDPDDAPLPTMRRREASDDEGSEDGRPRARIGPDQDEDGQGAPEAYEDEVDEEDEGYYDEEEDDLGEGFEEEYEGRAAPPMEEGGGGGGQVSRGEDGVTGEEGLPEGEAKGEGEEKEQEPFAVPTSGAFYMHDDRFQEENRGRRRRMFGGRKLWDAKDDQAWVHDRFEEMNLHDDRYEDQRMSRGRFRGRGGRGKARGGGRGFSRGGKQRNYNDHEDGNNQNRPPKVVRGRGPRRYEAVARNSREVVGSQRKQAARFREPAPNAAAARDSGQVSHAQPEAAPPKKNVISSSLNSASPPFYPSGAATQDFPVAAQRRDIQTGGSNKIPPSSMKMDDNSKLQSGSMVRGRTSMDYGGRDRFHADGPVRSSPGRAPTTSLNSGFTSSSVNPGQSPIVRASGGNSNIGISSNNQPTSSLHQTSRISTQAQSHGSVMHQKSGHVQNQSAARIPTQQLSHRTSNSSPAAQHLPVKSTESDENGSYPSLNNSKTASAVVKANSQETGMGSFMYGGAQVIGAAGLSQGDQNFPGTPALLPVMQFGGQHPGGLGVPTVGMALPGYVAQQQMGMGNNEMAWLPLLAGATGAFGGSYPPYIALDPSFYSRSSGQTSSSVPSRETSANRGSKSPPRNDMGNEELDQRQNKPRRYSEMNFSQ, encoded by the exons ATGGCCGACCCGCCGGCCCCCGACGCACAGCCGGAGCaggagctcgccgccgccggcgccgctccCGCGCCCGCTGACCCTGCCGAGGACGCCCCGGTCGAGAAGCCACCTGCGGCGCCACTCACGCCGGAGCCGGacgctgctgcggcggcggatGGGGCAGCGGATGAGGTGGAGGATGAGGAGTACGTGAGCGACCCCGACGATGCGCCGCTTCCTACGATGCGGCGCCGAGAGGCCAGCGACGACGAGGGGTCCGAGGACGGTAGGCCCAGGGCGCGGATCGGCCCTGACCAGGACGAAGACGGCCAGGGGGCTCCCGAGGCGTACGAAGACGAGGTGGACGAGGAGGATGAGGGGTACtacgacgaggaagaggatgACTTGGGAGAGGGGTTCGAGGAGGAGTATGAAGGACGCGCGGCACCTCCCATGgaggagggcggcggcggcggcggccaggtCTCGCGCGGAGAGGATGGCGTGACTGGGGAAGAGGGATTGCCGGAGGGGGAGGCCAAGGGCGAGGGGGAAGAGAAGGAGCAGGAGCCCTTCGCCGTGCCCACTTCCGGCGCCTTCTACATGCACGATGACAGGTTTCAGGAGGAGAACCGCGGCAGACGCAG GCGAATGTTTGGTGGGAGGAAGTTATGGGATGCTAAAGATGATCAAGCTTGGGTGCATGACAGATTTGAGGAGATGAACTTGCATGATGATCGCTATGAA GACCAGCGGATGTCAAGGGGCCGTTTTAGAGGTCGTGGTGGTCGAGGTAAAGCAAGAGGTGGTGGCCGTGGTTTCTCCAGAGGTGGAAAGCAGCGCAATTATAATGATCACGAAGATGGCAACAACCAAAACCGCCCCCCAAAGGTAGTGAGAGGGAGAGGACCTCGGCGTTATGAAGCTGTTGCAAGGAACAGTAGAGAGGTTGTTGGATCCCAACGaaaaca AGCAGCTAGATTTCGAGAACCTGCTCCAAATGCTGCAGCAGCCAGAGATTCTGGTCAAGTTTCACATGCACAGCCAGAGGCTGCCCCTCCCAAGAAGAATGTCATCAGTTCGAGCCTAAATTCTGCGTCCCCACCATTTTATCCCTCTGGTGCAGCTACTCAAGATTTTCCAGTAGCAGCTCAAAGGAGGGACATACAAACAGGGGGTTCTAATAAGATTCCTCCATCTTCCATGAAGATGGATGATAACTCAAAGCTACAATCTGGTTCAATGGTTAGAGGGAGAACATCCATGGATTATGGTGGGCGTGATAGGTTTCATGCTGATGGTCCTGTTAGGTCATCACCTGGAAGGGCGCCGACTACGTCACTGAATTCAGGATTCACATCATCATCGGTTAATCCTGGCCAATCCCCTATTGTCAGGGCTTCAGGGGGTAATTCAAACATCGGAATATCTTCAAATAATCAGCCCACTTCATCGCTTCACCAAACGTCAAGGATTTCTACACAGGCACAAAGTCATGGGTCAGTGATGCACCAGAAGTCAGGGCATGTGCAGAATCAGTCTGCAGCAAGAATCCCAACTCAGCAATTGAGCCATCGGACTAGCAATTCGTCACCAGCGGCTCAGCATCTACCTGTTAAATCAACAGAAAGTGACGAGAATGGTTCATACCCTAGTCTGAATAATTCAAAGACAGCTTCTGCAGTGGTAAAAGCCAATAGCCAGGAAACTGGAATGGGTTCATTTATGTATGGTGGCGCCCAAGTTATTGGGGCCGCTGGGCTTTCCCAGGGCGATCAAAATTTTCCTGGCACTCCAGCTCTGCTGCCAG TGATGCAATTTGGGGGTCAGCATCCTGGTGGTCTTGGAGTTCCTACCGTTGGTATGGCCCTCCCTGGTTATGTAGCTCAACAGCAGATGGGAATGGGAAACAACGAAATGGCATG GTTGCCATTATTGGCTGGTGCAACTGGTGCTTTTGGAGGATCATATCCACCCTACATAGCCCTTGATCCGAGTTTTTACTCCAGATCTTCAGGACAGACATCATCATCAGTTCCATCCAG GGAAACTAGTGCTAATAGAGGGTCTAAATCTCCTCCTCGAAATG ATATGGGGAATGAGGAGCTTGATCAGCGCCAGAACAAGCCTAGGAG ATACTCAGAGATGAACTTCAGCCAGTGA
- the LOC8082186 gene encoding protein SODIUM POTASSIUM ROOT DEFECTIVE 2, with protein sequence MYAGFQPGKEIHLMAARGFERFSRWFQRSSAAAGGSKDEDDRSERNGLLRSQLDQVVPVTDCADTSKALAVHMEPKTVALKVSMHCHGCARKVQKQISKLQGVVSFRVELESKRLTVVGNVSPTEVLECVCKVTKHAEILQAP encoded by the exons ATGTATGCAG GCTTTCAGCCCGGGAAGGAGATCCATCTCATGGCCGCACGGGGTTTCGAGAGATTTTCACGCTGGTTTCAGCGATCCTCTGCAGCTGCAGGTGGTTCCAAGGACGAAGACGACCGCAGCGAGAGGAATGGCTTGCTGAGGAGCCAATTGGATCAGGTCGTGCCGGTCACGGATTGTGCTGATACATCCAAGGCGTTAGCTGTCCATATGGAACCAAAG ACCGTAGCACTGAAGGTGTCCATGCACTGCCATGGCTGCGCAAGGAAGGTCCAGAAGCAAATCTCCAAGCTGCAAG GAGTCGTATCCTTCAGAGTGGAGCTGGAGAGCAAGAGGCTGACCGTTGTCGGGAATGTTAGCCCCACGGAAGTTCTGGAGTGCGTGTGCAAGGTGACGAAGCATGCAGAGATTTTGCAGGCTCCCTAG
- the LOC8082187 gene encoding uncharacterized protein LOC8082187 encodes MARRLLAFLLAASLLLPLARPEDSSTSSTSNLSPAANTTAYDELGLRGFPRGLLPANVRAYTLDAGSGDFAVHLRSSCRIVLPAGSYLAAFSDRLTGRLDDRRISGLDGIRVRAFFRWWSITGIRADGDQLVFEVGSVSAKFPARDFNASLECPDQAAA; translated from the coding sequence ATGGCGCGCCGCCTCCTCGCCTTCCTGCTCGCGGCGTCGCTGCTGCTCCCGCTGGCCCGCCCGGAGGactcctccacctcctccacctccaACTTGTCCCCGGCCGCCAACACCACCGCGTACGACGAGCTCGGCCTCCGGGGGTTCCCGCGGGGCCTGCTCCCGGCCAACGTGCGGGCCTACACGCTCGACGCCGGCTCCGGGGACTTCGCCGTCCACCTCCGCTCCAGCTGCCGCATCGTGCTGCCCGCGGGGAGCTACCTCGCCGCCTTCAGCGACCGCCTCACGGGCCGCCTCGACGACCGCCGCATCTCGGGCCTCGACGGCATCCGCGTCAGGGCCTTCTTCCGCTGGTGGTCCATCACCGGGATCCGCGCCGACGGGGACCAGCTCGTCTTCGAGGTCGGATCCGTCTCCGCCAAGTTCCCCGCCCGGGACTTCAACGCCAGCCTTGAGTGCCCCGACCAGGCCGCGGCCTAA